A portion of the Leifsonia sp. EB41 genome contains these proteins:
- the tdh gene encoding L-threonine 3-dehydrogenase: MKALFKSEAAPGLALVEVPEPVIGPEDVKIRVLRTGICGTDLHILRWDDWAASAVAAPLVPGHEFYGEVVEVGSLVHDVEVGDKVSGEGHIVCGTCRNCRAGRRQMCIRTQGVGVQRDGAFAEYLVLPATNVWVHHNGIEPEVGALFDPLGNAVHTALAFPIVGEDVLVTGCGPIGLMAIAVARHVGARFIVGTDVSAQRLELAKGMGADFTVDVSKHDIREAQRALGMREGFDVGFEMSGAPTALPSMIENMNHGGRIAMLGLPSQQIAIDWGIVVTHMLTLKGIYGREMFETWNAMGAMLQTSKPLHDSIASIVSDRFAARDWEKGFAAAAAAGGGKVILDWTEL; this comes from the coding sequence ATGAAGGCCCTGTTCAAGAGCGAAGCCGCGCCCGGCCTGGCACTGGTCGAGGTTCCGGAGCCCGTGATCGGGCCGGAGGACGTCAAGATCCGGGTGCTGCGCACCGGCATCTGCGGCACCGACCTGCACATTCTGCGGTGGGACGACTGGGCGGCGTCCGCCGTCGCCGCGCCGCTGGTCCCCGGCCACGAGTTCTACGGCGAGGTCGTGGAGGTCGGCTCCCTCGTCCACGACGTGGAGGTCGGCGACAAGGTCTCCGGCGAGGGTCACATCGTCTGCGGCACCTGCCGCAACTGCCGCGCCGGCCGCCGCCAGATGTGCATCCGCACCCAGGGCGTGGGCGTGCAGCGCGACGGCGCGTTCGCCGAGTACCTCGTGCTCCCCGCCACGAACGTGTGGGTGCACCACAACGGCATCGAGCCGGAGGTCGGCGCGCTGTTCGACCCGCTCGGCAATGCCGTCCACACCGCGCTCGCGTTCCCCATCGTCGGCGAGGACGTCCTCGTCACCGGCTGCGGCCCGATCGGGCTGATGGCCATCGCCGTCGCCCGGCACGTCGGCGCACGCTTCATCGTCGGCACCGACGTCAGCGCGCAGCGGCTGGAGCTCGCGAAGGGCATGGGCGCGGACTTCACCGTGGACGTCTCCAAGCACGACATCCGGGAGGCCCAGCGGGCGCTCGGGATGCGCGAGGGCTTCGACGTGGGCTTCGAGATGAGCGGCGCCCCGACCGCGCTGCCGTCGATGATCGAGAACATGAACCACGGCGGCCGGATCGCCATGCTCGGGCTCCCGAGCCAGCAGATCGCGATCGACTGGGGCATCGTCGTGACGCACATGCTCACGCTGAAGGGCATCTACGGCCGCGAGATGTTCGAGACCTGGAACGCGATGGGCGCCATGCTGCAGACCTCCAAGCCGCTGCACGACTCCATCGCCTCCATCGTGTCCGACCGCTTCGCGGCCCGCGACTGGGAGAAGGGGTTCGCCGCAGCGGCGGCGGCCGGCGGCGGCAAGGTCATCCTCGACTGGACGGAGCTCTGA
- a CDS encoding LacI family DNA-binding transcriptional regulator, with product MFTPQVVKAPTSADVALAAGVSRATVSFVLNDKPNSRVSDDTRHRVLEAARLLGYTPNTAARSLASGESVAGLLVASSAIDHGATVARALDALLARTVDDGIDALRHADTATTGAEAGQLWAKLRPEAVLAEAARCDAEATEVLRLAGVRALVVHGTAAVDYAPSLVIPQRPFGGLAVEHLVALGHDHIVYLAPATPGPAAAERLAGAQETAELLGIRLDVTHAAASARTLRDWAHGLRYDTHAPTAIAASDDGLAMAAIRALADAGLRAPADLSVVGADDHPGAADFLPRLSTVTFDADALAGTLLDAFARMRAGERVELLEAPPIRLEARESSAAPTR from the coding sequence ATGTTCACGCCCCAGGTCGTCAAAGCCCCGACCAGCGCCGACGTCGCGCTCGCGGCCGGCGTCTCGCGCGCGACCGTGTCGTTCGTCCTCAACGACAAGCCGAACTCCCGGGTCTCCGACGACACCAGGCATCGCGTGCTGGAGGCCGCCCGCCTGCTGGGCTACACGCCCAACACCGCCGCCAGGTCACTCGCGAGCGGCGAGTCCGTCGCCGGGCTGCTCGTCGCGTCCTCCGCGATCGACCACGGCGCCACCGTCGCCCGTGCGCTGGACGCGCTGCTCGCCCGCACGGTGGACGACGGCATCGACGCCCTCCGGCACGCCGACACCGCGACGACCGGCGCGGAGGCCGGCCAGCTCTGGGCCAAGCTGCGGCCGGAGGCTGTGCTCGCCGAGGCCGCGCGCTGCGACGCGGAGGCCACCGAAGTGCTGCGGCTGGCGGGAGTGCGCGCGCTCGTCGTGCACGGCACCGCGGCCGTCGACTACGCACCGTCGCTCGTCATCCCCCAGCGCCCGTTCGGCGGCCTGGCCGTCGAGCACCTCGTGGCGCTCGGCCACGACCACATCGTCTACCTCGCGCCGGCGACGCCCGGTCCCGCCGCCGCAGAACGCCTCGCCGGCGCCCAGGAGACCGCCGAGCTGCTCGGCATCCGGCTCGACGTCACACACGCGGCCGCGTCGGCCCGCACCCTCCGCGACTGGGCGCACGGCCTCCGCTACGATACGCACGCGCCCACCGCCATCGCAGCCTCCGACGACGGTCTCGCGATGGCCGCGATCCGCGCGCTCGCGGACGCCGGCCTCCGGGCGCCGGCCGACCTGTCGGTCGTCGGCGCGGACGACCACCCGGGAGCGGCGGACTTCCTGCCCCGGCTGAGCACGGTCACGTTCGACGCGGACGCGCTCGCGGGGACGCTCCTGGACGCCTTCGCACGCATGCGTGCGGGCGAGCGGGTGGAGCTGCTGGAGGCGCCGCCGATCCGGCTGGAGGCGCGGGAGTCGTCGGCGGCGCCGACGCGCTGA
- a CDS encoding alpha/beta hydrolase, whose product MGTLAWLTLALGLLAAYPVARFAARGWRFQAGSTVRVVVIGQVVGLAFIIAWCLFAPRADLGGIGWFAIALASVAIPLALGDALQSAGRLRVLSIALTALIGLTGVAAGALTVAPTLATATVAGKAVPVTEQTLTNGAQLTVHIPPTASGFSARDAHLFVPPGWLRDPSSTRPVVEMMMGQPGNPTLGATLDALHGIGGERLDDAPFILVVDQLGNIKANPPCSDTSAGKLDTYLSKDVPAWIRGNLPVSGDRANWAIAGYSHGGECAAYLGAKHPGIWANVVSISGPDKPGEHRPNYTRDTYYGGSQATYAATWPENILAATHYSQPTRAIFVTGALDTHFRPQVEATATAAEKAGWKVTYWVVPDSTHTQALEPGLKTAYNQLIGVWVASGAVAAQADRLLCTADQNARACGLTQAGSVAGTVTIVDLSVLAVFLGAQLLLFFRRGRRLRADVDAA is encoded by the coding sequence GTGGGGACTCTCGCCTGGCTCACGCTCGCTCTCGGGCTGCTCGCCGCCTATCCGGTGGCGCGCTTCGCCGCGCGCGGATGGCGGTTCCAGGCCGGGTCGACCGTGCGCGTCGTCGTCATCGGCCAGGTCGTCGGGCTCGCCTTCATCATCGCGTGGTGCCTCTTCGCGCCGCGGGCCGACCTGGGCGGGATCGGCTGGTTCGCGATCGCGCTGGCCTCCGTCGCGATCCCGCTCGCGCTCGGCGACGCGCTGCAGTCGGCCGGCCGGCTGCGGGTGCTCTCGATCGCGCTCACGGCGCTCATCGGGCTGACCGGGGTCGCCGCCGGAGCGCTCACCGTCGCCCCCACCCTTGCGACCGCGACAGTGGCGGGGAAGGCCGTCCCGGTCACCGAGCAGACGCTGACCAACGGCGCCCAGCTCACCGTGCACATCCCGCCGACGGCCTCCGGGTTCTCGGCCCGCGACGCGCACCTCTTCGTGCCGCCGGGCTGGCTGCGCGACCCGTCCAGCACCCGTCCCGTCGTCGAGATGATGATGGGGCAGCCGGGCAACCCCACCCTCGGCGCGACGCTCGACGCACTCCACGGCATCGGCGGCGAGCGGCTGGACGACGCACCGTTCATCCTCGTGGTGGACCAGCTCGGGAACATCAAGGCCAACCCGCCGTGCAGCGACACCAGCGCAGGCAAGCTCGACACCTACCTGTCGAAGGACGTCCCGGCCTGGATCCGCGGCAACCTCCCCGTGAGCGGAGACCGCGCGAACTGGGCGATCGCCGGCTACTCGCACGGCGGCGAGTGCGCGGCCTACCTCGGCGCGAAGCACCCCGGCATCTGGGCGAACGTCGTCTCCATCTCCGGGCCGGACAAGCCGGGCGAGCACCGGCCGAACTACACGCGCGACACCTATTACGGCGGCAGCCAGGCGACCTACGCCGCCACCTGGCCGGAGAACATCCTCGCCGCCACCCACTACTCCCAGCCGACGCGGGCGATCTTCGTCACCGGCGCGCTGGACACCCACTTCCGCCCGCAGGTGGAGGCGACCGCGACCGCCGCCGAGAAGGCGGGCTGGAAGGTCACCTACTGGGTCGTTCCCGACTCCACCCACACCCAGGCGCTGGAGCCCGGGCTGAAGACCGCGTACAACCAGCTCATCGGCGTCTGGGTGGCGTCCGGAGCGGTGGCGGCGCAGGCCGACCGGCTGCTCTGCACTGCCGACCAGAACGCGCGCGCCTGCGGCCTGACGCAGGCGGGGTCGGTCGCCGGAACGGTGACGATCGTCGACCTCAGCGTTCTCGCCGTGTTCCTCGGGGCGCAGCTTCTGCTGTTCTTCCGCCGCGGGCGCCGCCTCCGCGCCGACGTGGACGCCGCGTAG
- a CDS encoding glycine C-acetyltransferase → MYGTFRDHLAAQLTEIEEAGLTKRERSIHGPQAALITADGAEVLNFCANNYLGLADHPALRDAAKAALDDWGYGMASVRFICGTQEQHLDLERRVSAFLGTEATILFSSCFDANGGVFETLFSAEDAIVSDELNHASIIDGIRLSKAQRFRYKNRDMDDLRAQLTAARDAGARHTVIVTDGVFSMDGYIAPLAEICDLADEFGALVFVDDSHAVGFVGEHGRGTPEFCGVADRVDIYTGTFGKALGGASGGYVSSRQEVVDLLRQRARPYLFSNTLAPSIVAGTLAALDLLEQSDELRARLVANAALFRELMTDAGFDLLPGEHPIVPVMFGDAALTARIADEMQKHGVYVTAFSFPVVPRGKARIRVQLSAAHTDDEIRRCVAAFVAARDSVTA, encoded by the coding sequence ATGTACGGGACGTTTCGCGACCACCTCGCGGCGCAGCTGACGGAGATCGAGGAGGCCGGGCTCACCAAGCGCGAGCGCAGCATCCACGGTCCGCAGGCCGCGCTGATCACCGCCGACGGCGCGGAGGTGCTGAACTTCTGCGCCAACAACTACCTCGGCCTCGCCGACCACCCCGCCCTGCGCGACGCGGCGAAGGCCGCGCTCGACGACTGGGGCTACGGGATGGCGAGCGTGCGCTTCATCTGCGGCACCCAGGAGCAGCACCTCGACCTGGAGCGGCGCGTGTCCGCGTTCCTCGGCACCGAGGCGACCATCCTGTTCTCGTCGTGCTTCGACGCCAACGGCGGCGTGTTCGAGACGCTGTTCTCGGCGGAGGACGCGATCGTCTCCGACGAGCTCAACCACGCCTCCATCATCGACGGCATCCGCCTGTCGAAGGCGCAGCGGTTCCGCTACAAGAACCGGGACATGGACGACCTCCGCGCCCAGCTCACCGCTGCGCGCGACGCGGGCGCACGCCACACCGTCATCGTCACGGACGGCGTGTTCTCGATGGACGGCTATATCGCCCCGCTCGCCGAGATCTGCGACCTGGCCGACGAGTTCGGCGCCCTGGTCTTCGTGGACGACTCGCACGCCGTCGGCTTCGTCGGCGAGCACGGCCGCGGCACCCCGGAGTTCTGCGGTGTGGCGGACCGGGTCGACATCTACACCGGCACCTTCGGCAAGGCCCTCGGCGGCGCGTCCGGCGGCTACGTGTCCTCCCGCCAGGAGGTCGTCGACCTGCTGCGCCAGCGCGCCCGGCCCTACCTGTTCTCGAACACGCTCGCGCCGTCGATCGTGGCCGGCACCCTGGCCGCGCTCGACCTGCTGGAGCAGTCGGACGAGCTGCGCGCGCGCCTCGTCGCGAATGCGGCGCTGTTCCGCGAGCTGATGACGGACGCCGGGTTCGACCTCCTGCCGGGCGAGCATCCGATCGTCCCCGTGATGTTCGGGGATGCCGCGCTGACGGCCCGCATCGCGGACGAGATGCAGAAGCACGGCGTATACGTGACGGCGTTCTCGTTCCCGGTGGTGCCGCGCGGCAAGGCGCGCATCCGCGTGCAGCTCTCGGCCGCACACACCGACGACGAGATCCGCCGCTGCGTCGCCGCGTTCGTCGCCGCGCGCGACTCCGTCACGGCGTAA